In a genomic window of Erigeron canadensis isolate Cc75 chromosome 5, C_canadensis_v1, whole genome shotgun sequence:
- the LOC122599654 gene encoding chaperone protein dnaJ 49-like produces MDGNKDEALRCLEIGKKALGLGDRIRALKFIKKAQRLDPSLNVNDLLSNLDDNNETPTSPETGNGVGDGPGVRRRGPGNGSVSGLGSGSGLGSCTQEQIIIVRDIRRKKDFYDILGLEKSCSVEDVRKAYRKLSLKVHPDKNKAPGSEEAFKKVSKAFQCLSVEESRKQYDVVGSDEPSFQRQTTRHHHRASHQGFGNGFYYGGDVDAEEIFRNFFFGGMNSGATTQFSGFGFGNGMGTRTRTRTTHTAHNVSDGFNVKALLQLLPVLLIILFSIWPSNEPVYSLSRTYSYDYRLLTQKGVPFYVKSRNFEQSYPSNSPERMQLEGRIEHEYLSILSHNCRLETQRLHFGYQRQTPNCDMLKKFDANLVS; encoded by the coding sequence ATGGATGGCAATAAAGATGAAGCTTTAAGATGTTTAGAAATTGGGAAAAAAGCATTAGGGTTAGGCGATCGAATTCGTGcacttaaatttattaaaaaagctCAAAGATTAGACCCATCACTTAATGTTAATGATTTGTTATCAAATCTTGATGATAATAATGAAACACCCACTTCGCCAGAGACCGGaaatggtgtcggtgatggtccCGGGGTTCGTCGTAGGGGTCCGGGAAATGGGTCTGTGTCGGGTTTGGGATCGGGTTCAGGGTTGGGTTCGTGTACTCAAGAACAGATAATAATAGTGAGGGATATTAGAAggaaaaaagatttttatgatatattaggATTGGAGAAGAGTTGTAGTGTTGAAGATGTTAGAAAAGCGTATAGGAAGTTGTCGTTGAAGGTTCATCCTGATAAGAATAAGGCGCCCGGGTCAGAAGAGGCGTTTAAGAAAGTGTCGAAAGCGTTTCAGTGTTTGAGTGTTGAGGAGAGTCGGAAACAGTATGATGTTGTTGGATCGGATGAGCCTAGTTTTCAAAGGCAGACGACTAGGCATCATCATCGGGCTAGTCATCAAGGGTTTGGTAATGGGTTTTATTATGGAGGGGATGTTGATGCGGAGGAGATTTTTAGGAACTTTTTCTTTGGAGGGATGAATAGTGGGGCGACGACGCAGTTTAGTGGGTTTGGTTTTGGGAATGGGATGGGGACAAGGACAAGAACACGGACGACTCATACTGCTCATAATGTTTCCGATGGGTTTAACGTGAAGGCTTTGCTGCAGCTGTTACCGGTGCTTTTGATTATTTTGTTCAGCATTTGGCCATCCAATGAGCCAGTTTATTCACTTTCGAGGACTTATAGTTATGATTACCGTTTGCTTACTCAAAAAGGGGTTCCTTTTTATGTAAAATCACGTAACTTTGAGCAAAGTTACCCGTCTAACAGTCCAGAAAGAATGCAGCTTGAAGGAAGGATTGAGCACGAGTATTTGTCAATTCTTTCTCACAATTGTCGGTTAGAGACACAACGGCTTCACTTTGGGTATCAGCGTCAAACACCTAATTGTGATATGTTGAAGAAGTTTGATGCTAACTTGGTTTCTTAA